A region of Alosa alosa isolate M-15738 ecotype Scorff River chromosome 17, AALO_Geno_1.1, whole genome shotgun sequence DNA encodes the following proteins:
- the LOC125310367 gene encoding ubiquitin carboxyl-terminal hydrolase 15-like isoform X7, producing MAEGGAADLDTQRAEVAALLKTQLRKGDIWYLVDSHWFKQWKKYVGFDSWDKYQMGDQNVYPGPVDNSGLLKDGDVLAIKEHLIDELDYILVPTEGWNKLVSWYGLTEAQEPIARKVVEQGMFVKHCKVEVYLTELKLCEDGNMENVVTRRFSKADTIDVIEKEMRKLFSIPEEKETRLWNKYMSNTFEPLNKPDSTIQDAGLYQGQVLVIEQKNADGTWPRGSSTPNVKNSSYSLPSYPPYNSYEYSDHGRHSEKPGLCGLSNLGNTCFMNSATQCLSNIPPLTEYFLKDKYQDELNEDNPLGMKGEIAKAYAELTKQLWSGKYSYVTPRAFKTQVGRFAPQFSGYQQQDSHELLAFLLDGLHEDLNRIRKKPYIQLMDADGRPDKVVAEEAWENHIKRNDSIIVDIFHGLFKSTLVCPVCAKISVTFDPFCYLTLPLPMKKERTLEVYLVRLDPSAKPTQYKLTVPKVGYISDLCISLSTLSDVPAEKMIVTDIYNHRFHRIFATNENLSSIMERDDIYVFEVSVNRMEDTGHVVIPVHLREKFKQSGYNHTSTPLFGQPFLITVPRTLSEDKLYNMLLHRLCRYVRSPVEDEESEETLPAKQHTINGNATNGILEEGSPSEMETDEQDDESSQDQELPSENDNSQSEDSVTGENELENGVGQENSTKAPPQAGHKKRLFTFQFNNMGKTDFSFIKEDSRQIRFDEGHLRLSDRSYLSLDWEPEIKKKYFDETVTEDLDKHESMEYKPQKKAFFKLNDCIELFTTKEKLGAEDPWYCPNCKQHQQATKKLDLWSLPPVLVVHLKRFSYSRYMRDKLDSLVDFPIRDLDMSEFLINPNTGPCRYDLIAVSNHYGGMGGGHYTAYAKNKDDDKWYYFDDSSVSPASEDQIVSKAAYVLFYQRQDTVKGTGYFALDREEHEDQRSSSAQGVTTQSEEEEEEEEEEEDLNDNENEEEEDEPEPNHDVTMNTN from the exons ATGGCGGAGGGAGGAGCGGCTGATCTGGATACTCAGAGAGCAGAGGTCGCAGCGCTGCTGAAAACTCAGCTAAGGAAGGGAGATATTTG GTACTTGGTAGACAGTCACTGGTTCAAACAGTGGAAGAAATATGTGGGCTTTGACAGCTGGGACAAGTACCAGATGGGAGATCAAAATGTCTACCCAGGCCCAGTGGACAACTCAGGACTCCTTAAAG ATGGTGATGTGCTTGCCATCAAGGAGCACCTTATCGATGAGCTGGACTACATCCTTGTACCCACAGAGGGTTGGAATAAGCTAGTCAGCTGGTATGGGCTGACCGAAGCCCAGGAGCCAATAGCTCGAAAG GTGGTTGAGCAAGGGATGTTTGTGAAGCACTGCAAAGTGGAGGTTTACCTCACTGAACTGAAGTTATGTGAAGACGGTAATATGGAGAATGTTGTCACCAGGCGTTTCAGCAAAGCTGACACTATAG ACGTCATTGAGAAGGAGATGCGTAAACTGTTCAGCATTCCTGAGGAAAAGGAGACCAGGTTGTGGAACAAGTACATGAGCAACACTTTTGAGCCACTAAACAAACCGGACAGCACCATCCAAGATGCTGGCCTCTACCAAGGCCAG GTTCTAGTAATAGAGCAGAAAAATGCGGATGGAACATGGCCTCGAGGTTCCTCCACACCCAA TGTGAAGAACTCAAGCTACAGCCTTCCGTCCTACCCACCCTATAACAGCTATGAGTACTCGGACCATGGAAGGCACAGTGAGAAGCCTGGTCTCTGTGGACTCtccaaccttggcaacacctgTTTCATGAACTCTGCCACACAG TGCTTAAGCAATATACCTCCGCTTACTGAGTACTTCCTGAAAGACAAGTACCAGGATGAGCTGAATGAGGATAATCCATTGGGTATGAAAGGGGAGATTGCCAAAGCCTATGCAGAGCTCACTAAGCAACTCTGGTCTGGGAAGTACAGCTACGTAACGCCAAGAGCATTCAAG ACGCAGGTAGGCCGCTTCGCTCCACAGTTCTCAGGCTACCAGCAGCAGGACTCCCATGAGCTCCTGGCCTTTCTACTGGATGGACTCCATGAAGACCTGAACCGCATCAGGAAAAAGCCCTACATCCAGCTCATGGATGCGGACGGGAGGCCAGACAAG GTTGTTGCTGAGGAGGCCTGGGAGAATCACATCAAGAGGAACGATTCAATCATCGTAGACATTTTCCACGGTCTCTTCAAATCCACTTTAGTCTGTCCAGTGTGTGCTAAGATttctgtgacctttgaccccttcTGTTACCTGACGCTTCCTTTACCTATGAAAAAGGAGCGCACATTGGAGGTCTACTTGGTGCGTTTGGACCCCAGTGCCAAACCTACTCAG TATAAACTGACTGTACCCAAAGTTGGTTACATATCAGACCTCTGCATTTCTCTATCTACCTTATCTGATGTACCTGCTGAAAAG ATGATTGTCACGGACATTTACAACCACCGTTTTCACCGAATCTTTGCCACCAATGAAAACTTGAGTAGCATCATGGAGCGTGACGACATCTATGT CTTTGAGGTGTCTGTAAACCGAATGGAGGACACAGGCCATGTCGTGATCCCAGTGCACCTACGAGAGAAGTTCAAGCAGTCCGGCTACAACCACACAAGCACCCCGCTGTTCGGCCAGCCTTTCCTCATCACTGTGCCCCGCACGCTAAGCGAAGACAAACTCTACAACATGCTGCTCCACCGCCTCTG CCGTTATGTGCGCTCACCTGTTGAGGATGAGGAGTCGGAAGAGACACTTCCAGCCAAGCAGCATACTATAAATGGCAACGCCACCAATGGGATCCTGGAGGAGGGGTCTCCAA GTGAGATGGAGACGGACGAGCAGGACGATGAGTCCAGTCAGGACCAGGAGCTGCCCTCTGAAAATGACAACAGCCAGTCAGAGGATTCGGTGACAGGGGAAAACGAACTAGAAAATGGTGTTGGTCAGGAGAACTCGACCAAAGCCCCGCCGCAGGCAGGACACAAAAAGCGACTCTTTACATTCCAGTTTAACAACATGGGCAAGACAGACTTCAGTTTCATCAAGGAGGACTCCAGGCAGATCCGATTTGATGAAGGACACCTACGACTCAGTG ATCGATCTTATCTATCACTGGACTGGGAGCCAGAGATAAAGAAGAAGTACTTTGATGAGACTGTTACTGAG GACTTGGACAAACATGAGAGCATGGAGTACAAACCTCAGAAGAAGGCTTTCTTCAAACTGAATGACTGCATTGAACTGTTCACCACCAAAGAGAAGCTCGGAGCAGAGGACCCTTG GTACTGTCCTAACTGCAAGCAACATCAGCAGGCCACTAAGAAGCTGGACCTGTGGTCGCTGCCCCCTGTGCTGGTGGTGCATCTGAAGCGCTTCTCCTACAGTCGTTACATGAGGGATAAGCTGGACTCACTGGTCGACTTCCCCATCAG AGATTTGGACATGTCTGAGTTCCTGATCAACCCTAATACCGGGCCATGCCGCTACGACCTTATTGCTGTGTCCAACCATTATGGTGGAATGGGTGGAGGCCACT ACACTGCTTACGCCAAAAACAAGGATGATGACAAATGGTACTACTTTGATGACAGCAGCGTGTCTCCTGCCAGTGAAGATCAGATCGTT TCCAAGGCTGCATATGTGCTGTTTTATCAGCGCCAGGACACTGTAAAGGGAACAGGCTACTTTGCCTTGGACCGAGAAGAGCACGAGGACCAGCGCAGCTCCTCAGCACAGGGCGTCACCACccagagtgaggaggaggaggaggaggaagaggaggaggaagacctGAATGACAATgagaatgaggaagaggaggatgagccAGAACCCAATCATGATGTCACCATGAACACCAACTGA
- the LOC125310367 gene encoding ubiquitin carboxyl-terminal hydrolase 15-like isoform X9 gives MAEGGAADLDTQRAEVAALLKTQLRKGDIWYLVDSHWFKQWKKYVGFDSWDKYQMGDQNVYPGPVDNSGLLKDGDVLAIKEHLIDELDYILVPTEGWNKLVSWYGLTEAQEPIARKRGSG, from the exons ATGGCGGAGGGAGGAGCGGCTGATCTGGATACTCAGAGAGCAGAGGTCGCAGCGCTGCTGAAAACTCAGCTAAGGAAGGGAGATATTTG GTACTTGGTAGACAGTCACTGGTTCAAACAGTGGAAGAAATATGTGGGCTTTGACAGCTGGGACAAGTACCAGATGGGAGATCAAAATGTCTACCCAGGCCCAGTGGACAACTCAGGACTCCTTAAAG ATGGTGATGTGCTTGCCATCAAGGAGCACCTTATCGATGAGCTGGACTACATCCTTGTACCCACAGAGGGTTGGAATAAGCTAGTCAGCTGGTATGGGCTGACCGAAGCCCAGGAGCCAATAGCTCGAAAG AGGGGCTCTGGATGA
- the LOC125310367 gene encoding ubiquitin carboxyl-terminal hydrolase 15-like isoform X8 has translation MEQTTRHNMQEVVEQGMFVKHCKVEVYLTELKLCEDGNMENVVTRRFSKADTIDVIEKEMRKLFSIPEEKETRLWNKYMSNTFEPLNKPDSTIQDAGLYQGQKRLTKIEGFQREDICLIDENSGLSCRSILLPSLMNMSGIQVLVIEQKNADGTWPRGSSTPKSSGASNLSALPKISPSSLTNNHNSSFNSRNVKNSSYSLPSYPPYNSYEYSDHGRHSEKPGLCGLSNLGNTCFMNSATQCLSNIPPLTEYFLKDKYQDELNEDNPLGMKGEIAKAYAELTKQLWSGKYSYVTPRAFKTQVGRFAPQFSGYQQQDSHELLAFLLDGLHEDLNRIRKKPYIQLMDADGRPDKVVAEEAWENHIKRNDSIIVDIFHGLFKSTLVCPVCAKISVTFDPFCYLTLPLPMKKERTLEVYLVRLDPSAKPTQYKLTVPKVGYISDLCISLSTLSDVPAEKMIVTDIYNHRFHRIFATNENLSSIMERDDIYVFEVSVNRMEDTGHVVIPVHLREKFKQSGYNHTSTPLFGQPFLITVPRTLSEDKLYNMLLHRLCRYVRSPVEDEESEETLPAKQHTINGNATNGILEEGSPKGEMETDEQDDESSQDQELPSENDNSQSEDSVTGENELENGVGQENSTKAPPQAGHKKRLFTFQFNNMGKTDFSFIKEDSRQIRFDEGHLRLSDRSYLSLDWEPEIKKKYFDETVTEDLDKHESMEYKPQKKAFFKLNDCIELFTTKEKLGAEDPWYCPNCKQHQQATKKLDLWSLPPVLVVHLKRFSYSRYMRDKLDSLVDFPIRDLDMSEFLINPNTGPCRYDLIAVSNHYGGMGGGHYTAYAKNKDDDKWYYFDDSSVSPASEDQIVSKAAYVLFYQRQDTVKGTGYFALDREEHEDQRSSSAQGVTTQSEEEEEEEEEEEDLNDNENEEEEDEPEPNHDVTMNTN, from the exons ATGGAGCAAACTACGAGACACAACATGCAGGAG GTGGTTGAGCAAGGGATGTTTGTGAAGCACTGCAAAGTGGAGGTTTACCTCACTGAACTGAAGTTATGTGAAGACGGTAATATGGAGAATGTTGTCACCAGGCGTTTCAGCAAAGCTGACACTATAG ACGTCATTGAGAAGGAGATGCGTAAACTGTTCAGCATTCCTGAGGAAAAGGAGACCAGGTTGTGGAACAAGTACATGAGCAACACTTTTGAGCCACTAAACAAACCGGACAGCACCATCCAAGATGCTGGCCTCTACCAAGGCCAG AAGCGGTTGACCAAGATAGAAGGATTTCAGAGGGAAGATATCTGTTTGATAGACGAGAACAGTGGATTATCATGTCGATCGATATTATTGCCAAGTTTGATGAATATGTCCGGAATACAG GTTCTAGTAATAGAGCAGAAAAATGCGGATGGAACATGGCCTCGAGGTTCCTCCACACCCAA GTCATCTGGTGCTTCCAATCTCTCTGCTTTACCAAAGATCTCCCCTTCATCTCTCACAAACAATCATAACAGCAGCTTCAACAGTCGGAA TGTGAAGAACTCAAGCTACAGCCTTCCGTCCTACCCACCCTATAACAGCTATGAGTACTCGGACCATGGAAGGCACAGTGAGAAGCCTGGTCTCTGTGGACTCtccaaccttggcaacacctgTTTCATGAACTCTGCCACACAG TGCTTAAGCAATATACCTCCGCTTACTGAGTACTTCCTGAAAGACAAGTACCAGGATGAGCTGAATGAGGATAATCCATTGGGTATGAAAGGGGAGATTGCCAAAGCCTATGCAGAGCTCACTAAGCAACTCTGGTCTGGGAAGTACAGCTACGTAACGCCAAGAGCATTCAAG ACGCAGGTAGGCCGCTTCGCTCCACAGTTCTCAGGCTACCAGCAGCAGGACTCCCATGAGCTCCTGGCCTTTCTACTGGATGGACTCCATGAAGACCTGAACCGCATCAGGAAAAAGCCCTACATCCAGCTCATGGATGCGGACGGGAGGCCAGACAAG GTTGTTGCTGAGGAGGCCTGGGAGAATCACATCAAGAGGAACGATTCAATCATCGTAGACATTTTCCACGGTCTCTTCAAATCCACTTTAGTCTGTCCAGTGTGTGCTAAGATttctgtgacctttgaccccttcTGTTACCTGACGCTTCCTTTACCTATGAAAAAGGAGCGCACATTGGAGGTCTACTTGGTGCGTTTGGACCCCAGTGCCAAACCTACTCAG TATAAACTGACTGTACCCAAAGTTGGTTACATATCAGACCTCTGCATTTCTCTATCTACCTTATCTGATGTACCTGCTGAAAAG ATGATTGTCACGGACATTTACAACCACCGTTTTCACCGAATCTTTGCCACCAATGAAAACTTGAGTAGCATCATGGAGCGTGACGACATCTATGT CTTTGAGGTGTCTGTAAACCGAATGGAGGACACAGGCCATGTCGTGATCCCAGTGCACCTACGAGAGAAGTTCAAGCAGTCCGGCTACAACCACACAAGCACCCCGCTGTTCGGCCAGCCTTTCCTCATCACTGTGCCCCGCACGCTAAGCGAAGACAAACTCTACAACATGCTGCTCCACCGCCTCTG CCGTTATGTGCGCTCACCTGTTGAGGATGAGGAGTCGGAAGAGACACTTCCAGCCAAGCAGCATACTATAAATGGCAACGCCACCAATGGGATCCTGGAGGAGGGGTCTCCAA AAGGTGAGATGGAGACGGACGAGCAGGACGATGAGTCCAGTCAGGACCAGGAGCTGCCCTCTGAAAATGACAACAGCCAGTCAGAGGATTCGGTGACAGGGGAAAACGAACTAGAAAATGGTGTTGGTCAGGAGAACTCGACCAAAGCCCCGCCGCAGGCAGGACACAAAAAGCGACTCTTTACATTCCAGTTTAACAACATGGGCAAGACAGACTTCAGTTTCATCAAGGAGGACTCCAGGCAGATCCGATTTGATGAAGGACACCTACGACTCAGTG ATCGATCTTATCTATCACTGGACTGGGAGCCAGAGATAAAGAAGAAGTACTTTGATGAGACTGTTACTGAG GACTTGGACAAACATGAGAGCATGGAGTACAAACCTCAGAAGAAGGCTTTCTTCAAACTGAATGACTGCATTGAACTGTTCACCACCAAAGAGAAGCTCGGAGCAGAGGACCCTTG GTACTGTCCTAACTGCAAGCAACATCAGCAGGCCACTAAGAAGCTGGACCTGTGGTCGCTGCCCCCTGTGCTGGTGGTGCATCTGAAGCGCTTCTCCTACAGTCGTTACATGAGGGATAAGCTGGACTCACTGGTCGACTTCCCCATCAG AGATTTGGACATGTCTGAGTTCCTGATCAACCCTAATACCGGGCCATGCCGCTACGACCTTATTGCTGTGTCCAACCATTATGGTGGAATGGGTGGAGGCCACT ACACTGCTTACGCCAAAAACAAGGATGATGACAAATGGTACTACTTTGATGACAGCAGCGTGTCTCCTGCCAGTGAAGATCAGATCGTT TCCAAGGCTGCATATGTGCTGTTTTATCAGCGCCAGGACACTGTAAAGGGAACAGGCTACTTTGCCTTGGACCGAGAAGAGCACGAGGACCAGCGCAGCTCCTCAGCACAGGGCGTCACCACccagagtgaggaggaggaggaggaggaagaggaggaggaagacctGAATGACAATgagaatgaggaagaggaggatgagccAGAACCCAATCATGATGTCACCATGAACACCAACTGA